Below is a genomic region from Isosphaeraceae bacterium EP7.
CGAGCAGCACCTCGGCCGGGACGGTCACGCCGGTCTCGTAGTTGTACCAGGTCCGCGCGGGGAGGTTGAGGCGTCGAGCCAGCTCCGGGCCCCCATGCTCGCCGAACATTTCCTGGCGGATCTCGCGCAGTCTACGCGAGATTGACGCCTTGACGTTAATGCGAATCTTGGGAGTCTTTTTGCGAGCCACGTCATGTCCCCGCCTGCGGGATTCCCAGCGGACTTCCGGATCGTCGCCGGAAATCATTCGAGCGGAGTGAGATTGGGTGCGCAAGTGATATGCTGGATGATGCCCGCTGTCAAGGGAAAAGCCTGATCTTGCCGACTTTCTATAGCTCAGAGGCTCCGCAAAGCCCCGGAGACGGGCATTTGACGCATATCGATCCCACGAAGATGACCCGCCGCTCAGAAGATTCCCAGCTGGTCTCGGGCGTCGTCGGTCATCCGCTCCGGGGTCCAGGGCGGGTTCATCACCAGCTTGACGTTGGCCTTGGTCACCCCGTCCACCTTCTCGATCGCGCCGACGGCGTCGCGGATGAGCTGGGGGCCGGCGGGGCAGGCGGGCGACGTCAGGGTCATCTCGACGTCGACTTC
It encodes:
- a CDS encoding iron-sulfur cluster assembly protein; protein product: MPDQDTIVVALKNVIDPELHVNIVDLGLIYTIQTRETEVDVEMTLTSPACPAGPQLIRDAVGAIEKVDGVTKANVKLVMNPPWTPERMTDDARDQLGIF